The genomic stretch ATTcttggagagggagagatgCTACTGGAACATCCACCGTAAAGTGGACAGAGCCACAGAGACACTTGGCCTCGAGAGACTTGGTTTCGACCTTGGAGTCTGCCATCATGTGCCTGAAGAGCGTGGAACGCTTTACTCGGCCTGTAGATGTCTCGAGTTGGTGTTGACAGTTCACGGTTTATGTAGACAACCTAAAGCCCCCAGCAGCTTTGGGTGGGGGTTGAGATTCACATTTCTTCACGCTGTCACTTTCCCCATCCCCGTATTCTTCTATCGTCCTAGTTGCTAGTTGCTAGTTGGCGTCGTGCAAGTGCAAGGCAGCAACAGCGATCTCGATAAGCTCGAGTGAATGGTTGTTCCGAATGACTCCACATTGAACAAAGAGTTACACGGCACTATTAGCCGGAGTTATTCCGTCAGCGCCAAACCAAGTCATGCTGGTGCCCGACCTCACTACCAAATTTTCCTCTCATCGTCTCCAAGCTGCTGACGCCGTCGGCCTCAATTTTTCACGCCATGTCGGATGCTAGAGATAGTTTTGCTGACCTCGAAAAGCATCGTCTACGGCTTGAAGATAGTGTCAATCAGCTACAGAAAGCTCTGCAGCACTGGCAAACCTGGGATGCTGAATATGAGGGACTCAAAGAGGAGGTCGAGGCGGTGACCGCAGTCGACGAAGCCAAAGAGCTGCAACGCATACATGGCGAATTTGACGGCGAGCTCCTAAGTAGGACAGAAATTGACGAGATCTTCGGCCAGCCAAAGTTAAAGACCAGGGAACAGATTGTTAATGTCCTTGAGCGCCGTATTGATTATGTGTCTAAGAATATTGAGAcgctgcagaagcagcttgagaCCGCCGAGAACAAGCACGCTGCCGCTACAGTCATCAGTCAGCCTGATGCTACCGACGAACAAGGACAGCCTATTCTGGACATTGTCGAAGAactggacgacgacgacaacgtTGTCTCGTTTCGGCTGAATAAGCCCGGCGAGTCCTTTGGAGACGTGGAAGCTCTTCTCAAAAAAGCTGGAATCTCAGATGCTTCAAGTTCCAAGGCTGGGCAAAAAGACACAGTCATTGAGAAGGCTGAGGCTCAGCAGAAGCCGCCTAAAACCAAGGAACAAATCCTTGATTCTGTGGCTCCATCTGAGCCTCTTACAAAATCCGATTACACCCCCAAAAAATCTGTATCCTTTTCGGAAGACACAAAGGCCGCTGAAGAACCAGAACAAGAGCCTGAGATTTCATGGAGGGCAAAGCGTGTCAAAGAGATTATGAGCTCCGCTAAAGACCAGGAGGATATTAGCATGCAAGCTGCTGTTATACCCAAAGACGAGTCGCCAGAAGATTCAGCTTTgcggcagcagatgctgagaTATGGCATGAGCGAAGTCGGGGCAGTTGTTGccgagcttgagcttgaggaAGGCGACtcagacgaagaggaagacattGACGACGAatttgatgaagatgaagaggacgacgaggatcAATACGGACGTTACAAGGGCAGCGTTGTCACCGACAAGTATCGCCAGCGAATGCTTCAACTCGAACAGAAACTTGGTATCAAGTCACAATCGTCAATGTCTCAGCCTAAAGCCGACGAGGCGGAGTCAAGCGACAATGATTATGACGAAGGCATTGGCCGCATTCTGGTAaagcaagaagctgatgaatcCTCACCATCTACCGCCTCGAAAGCAGCAGTTCCAGTAAAGTCAAAtctcaaggagaagcaaaTCGGGGATTCCGAGTCAAAGAAGGGCGTGCGGTTTGCGCCCAGTCTTGATATAGCTCCTGAAAGCGAGCCTTCTGCCCCTACGGTCAGCGACACAAAGAAGGATGTCGTAGATCCTCTAAGCGATATTGTTGAACGATCTAGTTCTTCAAAACCAGTCCAACctccagctcagccagctAAAAGAGCGTCACGGTTCAAGAAGGCCAGGGATAACACAGATCCAGCAAGTGCTGTTCCCAAGGGGCCCTTGGATATTCGGCCAAAGTTTATGGAAGAGGAGCGACAGCAAGTGCCAACCGGTCCAGAAggcaccaccatcgccgatACTCTAGTCGAGCGAGAGCCTGCAGTCGCTGCGATCCCTCCGGATGAGGTCAACGATGCAATGGCCCACCAAGAGGTTGCTGACGAGTATCAACGCATACGCAGAAAGTTTATCCAGCGAGACGGTGGGTTTCTCAAACCGGATGAGTCTCCCATCAAACCCATATACGACGAGGAAAATGAGGAACCCATAAGCCGGTTCAAAGCGGCTCGGCTTTCCCGCCAGTAGTATGGAGAGCATAGTCGACATATAATCGATAAATCTCACCATATTATTGAGCAACGCTTCATGCCTTGGATACGTGACGCCTGGAAATATTTACAAAGTACCGCCGTATTTACTGACCTAGCCCGTAAAATCGATCTACCCGTAACCTTGACCTATTGATCGGAACGctttgtttgtctttttttacaGATAATCTGTGGTTTGCAGCTTTCAATCTGCTCTCCATTCCGATGCGATTCCAAGAATGACTAGTTGAAGGGTTCTCTGACACCGTTACTCGACTTGGCAGTCTCTATAGTTTTGGTGATTCGTTAGGCCCTTTACATTGTCtctatattattattatatcgTGGGATATTTCTgttgcttcatcttgcaaGATCTGATGCATCTTTTATAGAGTAAAATGTTGCTATTATGCTTATTCCATCGTTGGTCAAGAATGAGGAAAGACAGAGGCAAAATGAAATGCAACTTGGCAAACCTCAAATCTTTCTTTACATGACTGGCTCAACAAGAGTCAAAAATAAACATTTAGTTCAATCAGTAGtccaaaaagcaaaaaataTGTGATTCCGCCCGGGCTCGAACCGGGGACCTTTTCGGTGGTGTCAACTAACTGTTAACGAAATGTCATAACCAACTAGACCACGGAACCGTAACATTTGTTGTTATGAGCAGCGGTGTCTTCAAGCTCTATCAAGGGACGAAATTCTCGAATCCTTCTTTGAGAGCTGACTGGGTAAACATTTACAAGTTTTATCATGAACCTTGTTGTAGAAAGACTTTGCTATAAGATTAAGCTATTGCGTTGTGCGTTGAAGGTGCTTAGTGAAGAGAAAGTGGAATGAATGCTGTGGTGATGAACAGCCCACCCTAGAAGAATATGTCTCTGTTGGAGATTTAGttgtagaaagaaaaaaataagtaaatgtCAAACGGACAAAATCAGGGTTAGATATATCTTAAATTGTAGTCCTTCTTTTCGACTGGCGCGACAGCCTAATATTAATGCCCTCATGTCAGATGAGTGAACTAGATAGGATTCGTTTATACAGGCACGTAAGAGACAATACTATATCTCAAGAGATTTCATTGTTTAATCCTCAGTTATGCTGTCCTATCCTCAAACCCTTATAATCTATGATGAATAGATACACATAATCCCACCCTCGCTCAGATGCTGTAGTTTACAGTCTTCCCATTAAAAGAGCCAAACACACAATGCCTATGCAGCCATGGTTGATATAAAGTACAtacatgaaaaaaaaaaatgaagccagaaaaaaaaaatgaaaacaccttataaaaagccttCATGAGTAGCCGTCCGTTATAGCATCCTGTCTATTCTCATTTACCCCTGCTGAAGAGCGCAGCAATCGTATCAGAAAACGTCGCCTGGCCTTCCGCTCGTCGCAcgtctctctcctctctcttggCGTCCCAGATTTTCTTGACGTTTCGCGCAACGTCGGCCTTGGCTTGCAAGTCGGCCCTGAGAgcggcctcttctgctgctctctcgtcttccgGTAGCTggtccagcttctctttccacTGCTTCTGGAGCTCTTCAGACGGCTTGACGGCGGTTGCGGGAGTGGCGGTTGGTTTGGGGATGGAGGGGTCGAAGGATGGGATGAGGGTGCcggcttctttggccttttcgACCTCGGCTTCGTGCTGCAGCATTCGCTGGAACAGCGCATCGGCATGGAGCTGGATGTCTTCGTCAACTTCGGCCGGTCGCCCTGCTACTGAGCCGTAACCGAGCGCTCTTAGAAATCTCTGCAAACATTTAGACCCGTCAGTACAAGTTCTCTTTGTGTGCTCTTGTCGCGCTTTGCAGCGGAAGGCGCTTAGCCGGAAAAGATGGTGAGAAGAGGCTCTCTTACAGATTGCATAGTGTAGCATCTCTCAAAGCGCCGCACTTGATGCCGGCACATTTGTAACTGATCCTCCCAGCTGCCGTTCTTCATGCAGTTGATCCATTCCTCCTGTTGCGGCGCACAGTTCTCGAGGCCCGCCCTGGCGATTGCGGCCTTGCGCTCCTTGTACCCCTCCAACACGGCCATCAGCTTATCGTGATCGGTCGACGTCTCTTCCTCGACCTCTGCCAGCGGCCTGTAGTTCTTCCATAGATGCGCATATCGTCCGTCTTGGTACAGGCTTGCAGACGGGACTGCCGCCGGCTCTGCCCTTGACTCTACCGCCGCTGGTGCATCCTGGCGCCGCGTTGGCGTTGTCGGCTGGTTGGGGATATATTTCACCGGCGACTCTTTTTCGAGAAACTCGCGGAGCTTGGGATCGAGCTTGCCGAGCGGATTAGGagcatcgccgccaaagataGAAGGTAGCCAGCCCATGGTGAAAGGAGGGAGAGTTGGAGCCGCAGAAGGCGACCCAGGGGTATCAAGATCTCTTATTTGGGTCAAAGTGGCTCTGACGTCCCCCAACAAGAATGGATTTACCGGGAGACACTTTTGACATGGGTGCGAATATTACATAATGTGGAGAAGTGCACTGTGTGTTTTTATGTACGGCGGCGCATGTGTCAACGTGCATTATTACGTTATGCCCTTTTTACTATTCGTCGCGACGTGTTGGgaaacaagctgctggagtaTCTGTTTAGACACGAAGAATATAACATGTGAAGATTTGGACCGTAACAAGGAATAGAACAAACGACGTGAAATAGCAGTTGGCAGCATATGCAGCGTCACTTAATCAAAACAGGTAGTATTTTCCATAATACTACGGCCATCTCGTAAAACCGCAGCAACTGTAGATTGTAAAACTTTTTGGTAAACAGTATTTAGACATTGGATTTTATTCATTCATCACCTGGGGggcctcatcatcaagatTTTTTGCACCGCGCTCCTGAACTTGTGAATCAAATTAAGCGTCGTCAACAACCCTGAGACGTCGAGATCGTAGCCATGAATTCCTTTTTATTCACGATTGCGTCTACAATTCATTTTTGTAAAGCAACTTCCCATGCCGACCCTTCAGCGGAGAATAACTTGATTTCCCCTCTGATGTTTATCACGCCAAAAATGCCACTAGAAACACCCAATTTAGAACTTGGAGAACTTCTTGACTGCCTTGCCAGTTCGGGGCAGCACACGCAGAACGTTGAAGCGGATCTGCAGACGGAGCGGTTAGCAATTGTTCTTCATCTCAATTGTCGGGGAAGAGCTCGtcggaaaaaagaaaacgtACAGTCTTGCTGAGAGGTCTGCACTGGCCAACGGTAACCTGGTCACCCTCCTCAACACGGAAAGCGGGAGAGACGTGGGCGGCGAGGTTCTTGTGTCGCTTCTCGTAACGAGAGTACTTGGGGATGAAGTGGAGGTACTCTCTTCGGATAATGACGGTTCGGTGCATCTTGGTGGAAACGACGGTGCCGGTCAGGATACGGCCACGGATGGAGACGGTGCCGGTGAAGGGGCACTTCTTGTCTATATTGCCACAAGTCAGCAATTCCAGTTCGTCAGAGGTTGTGTCCCAGTTCGTATATTCCCATCTCGTTGTCGTCGCGTTGCTCGAAAATAACGTCCCAAAT from Trichoderma atroviride chromosome 3, complete sequence encodes the following:
- a CDS encoding uncharacterized protein (EggNog:ENOG41); this encodes MGWLPSIFGGDAPNPLGKLDPKLREFLEKESPVKYIPNQPTTPTRRQDAPAAVESRAEPAAVPSASLYQDGRYAHLWKNYRPLAEVEEETSTDHDKLMAVLEGYKERKAAIARAGLENCAPQQEEWINCMKNGSWEDQLQMCRHQVRRFERCYTMQSRFLRALGYGSVAGRPAEVDEDIQLHADALFQRMLQHEAEVEKAKEAGTLIPSFDPSIPKPTATPATAVKPSEELQKQWKEKLDQLPEDERAAEEAALRADLQAKADVARNVKKIWDAKREERDVRRAEGQATFSDTIAALFSRGK
- a CDS encoding 40S ribosomal protein uS17 (BUSCO:EOG092D4CWI), with the protein product MATELTVQSERAFQKQPHIFLNSKTKTKSARPGKGGRRWYKDVGLGFRTPKAAIEGSYIDKKCPFTGTVSIRGRILTGTVVSTKMHRTVIIRREYLHFIPKYSRYEKRHKNLAAHVSPAFRVEEGDQVTVGQCRPLSKTIRFNVLRVLPRTGKAVKKFSKF